From the Elusimicrobiaceae bacterium genome, one window contains:
- a CDS encoding TatD family nuclease-associated radical SAM protein has protein sequence MAERTIVYRFKEGLYINLTNRCPNLCVFCIKTKWHMQFDGHNLDLAGQEPTAQEVLIALEKEITKAPVKEVVFCGYGECTMRLDTLVEIGRSLKQAQQQGKYPAFPIRLNTNGLGNLINKRNIVPELKQAVDIICVSLNAENETLWRQLVRPAPGYENGFPAVLDFIHLCSQAGFTRVTASCVENTGANPQAVQALACQYGAQFNEREFLDEQ, from the coding sequence ATGGCAGAAAGGACTATTGTCTATCGTTTCAAAGAAGGTTTGTATATTAATTTAACAAACCGGTGCCCGAATTTGTGTGTTTTCTGTATTAAAACAAAATGGCATATGCAATTTGATGGGCATAATTTGGATTTGGCCGGTCAAGAACCTACCGCGCAGGAAGTATTAATCGCTTTGGAAAAAGAGATAACGAAGGCCCCGGTCAAGGAAGTAGTTTTTTGCGGGTATGGGGAATGTACCATGCGTTTAGACACCTTGGTGGAAATCGGGCGTAGCTTGAAACAAGCCCAACAACAAGGTAAATACCCGGCTTTTCCCATTCGCTTAAACACCAACGGACTGGGCAATTTAATCAATAAGCGTAACATTGTACCGGAGTTGAAACAAGCGGTAGACATCATTTGTGTCAGCCTCAATGCGGAAAATGAAACCTTGTGGCGCCAACTGGTTCGTCCGGCACCCGGATATGAAAACGGTTTCCCGGCAGTATTGGATTTTATACATTTATGTTCCCAAGCCGGTTTTACACGGGTAACGGCCAGCTGTGTGGAAAACACGGGGGCCAATCCGCAAGCCGTACAGGCGTTAGCCTGCCAATATGGGGCCCAGTTTAATGAAAGGGAGTTTTTGGATGAACAATAA
- a CDS encoding glycogen-binding domain-containing protein, which yields MNNKKPGTLFAFLLLILCGVLTWFFVVAEDFYDYTAGSVESAASSVPLDKDDLTKLTTPTQEKLNTEIKFRNFFITVPGAKKVELQADFNGWGKVPLVLKSYARGYFEISLALASGEYKYVFVVDGKDVLDPSNLDRVEENGRMVCIKTVK from the coding sequence ATGAACAATAAAAAACCCGGAACTCTATTTGCTTTTTTGTTGTTGATATTGTGTGGCGTACTCACGTGGTTTTTTGTCGTGGCGGAGGATTTTTACGATTATACAGCCGGTTCTGTAGAGAGTGCCGCCTCTTCGGTGCCACTCGATAAAGACGATTTAACCAAACTAACCACCCCCACGCAGGAAAAGTTAAATACAGAAATCAAATTCCGCAATTTTTTTATTACTGTCCCCGGGGCTAAAAAGGTAGAGTTGCAAGCTGATTTTAACGGATGGGGAAAAGTGCCGCTTGTCTTAAAATCCTATGCGCGAGGCTATTTTGAAATTTCACTGGCTTTGGCGAGCGGTGAATATAAATATGTCTTTGTGGTGGACGGAAAAGATGTTTTAGACCCCAGTAATTTAGACCGCGTAGAAGAAAACGGGCGGATGGTATGCATCAAAACAGTCAAGTAA
- the tsaE gene encoding tRNA (adenosine(37)-N6)-threonylcarbamoyltransferase complex ATPase subunit type 1 TsaE, whose amino-acid sequence MHQNSQVKNSWVLSSSSPAQTQALAQRFAALLQGGEIIFLRGPIGAGKTIFVKGIAQALGLKSSPTSASFSLMKRYQNRQYTLFHIDLFRLTEGEVFNLGFEEMLEDEKAIILAEWPDPLAHMMPADRLEMTFTLTGGDSRQITLQAHGTVSQNLAEHICKTNNLSF is encoded by the coding sequence ATGCATCAAAACAGTCAAGTAAAAAATTCATGGGTTCTTAGCTCTTCCTCTCCTGCTCAAACACAAGCCTTAGCACAACGTTTCGCGGCTTTATTGCAGGGCGGGGAGATTATCTTTTTGCGGGGGCCCATCGGGGCAGGAAAAACCATTTTTGTAAAGGGAATTGCCCAAGCATTGGGTTTGAAAAGTTCCCCTACTAGCGCCAGTTTCAGCCTGATGAAACGATACCAAAATCGCCAATATACCTTGTTCCATATTGACCTTTTTCGCTTGACGGAAGGAGAGGTGTTTAATTTGGGATTTGAAGAGATGTTGGAGGATGAAAAAGCCATTATTCTGGCGGAGTGGCCGGACCCGCTGGCACACATGATGCCGGCAGATCGTTTGGAAATGACTTTTACGTTAACCGGTGGGGATAGTCGTCAAATTACCTTGCAAGCACACGGAACGGTTTCTCAGAATTTAGCGGAGCATATATGCAAAACAAACAACCTGTCATTTTAG
- the tsaB gene encoding tRNA (adenosine(37)-N6)-threonylcarbamoyltransferase complex dimerization subunit type 1 TsaB encodes MQNKQPVILAMDSSNPLLLLGIKKGEKIYKSQRRGIKQEQFFLPALQKLLAKADASLPDIKHIFFVRGPGRFTGIRISLTFASMMQALNGARVSSATIFEILQTQVHHSQAFIRWQQDHPQGILAVVLHAFREEYFLQLFNSENATPMWLSKEELLNQLAKQTAPLYVAGMDKEGQSLQTLLGDKYRLAPLVDSHIRVQTLLEMAANPVYEKNALEPLYLKPARFELGQ; translated from the coding sequence ATGCAAAACAAACAACCTGTCATTTTAGCAATGGATAGCTCTAATCCTCTGTTATTGTTAGGAATAAAAAAAGGGGAGAAAATCTATAAATCCCAGCGACGCGGAATTAAGCAGGAACAATTTTTCCTGCCTGCCTTACAAAAATTGTTGGCTAAGGCAGATGCTTCTTTACCGGATATTAAACATATCTTTTTTGTACGCGGTCCGGGCCGGTTTACGGGAATTCGTATCTCGCTTACTTTTGCTTCCATGATGCAGGCTCTGAATGGGGCACGGGTATCCAGTGCTACTATTTTTGAAATTTTACAGACCCAAGTACATCATTCGCAGGCCTTTATTCGTTGGCAGCAGGACCATCCGCAAGGGATATTAGCCGTTGTGTTACACGCTTTTCGGGAAGAGTATTTTTTGCAACTTTTTAATTCGGAAAATGCTACCCCCATGTGGCTATCCAAAGAAGAATTATTAAATCAGTTGGCTAAACAAACGGCCCCCTTATATGTGGCGGGTATGGACAAGGAAGGACAATCCTTACAAACTTTGTTAGGAGATAAATACCGTTTGGCTCCCCTAGTAGATAGTCATATTCGCGTGCAAACTCTGCTTGAAATGGCCGCTAATCCTGTGTATGAGAAAAACGCATTAGAGCCGTTGTACTTAAAACCGGCGCGTTTTGAGTTGGGACAGTGA
- the rimI gene encoding ribosomal protein S18-alanine N-acetyltransferase translates to MNIRLAVRTDAPALAVLEQRQPRAAGWGEHGFRTELEQPAARIWCAEDGQIIGFVAVRLAAGQCEILNVAVDPQYTKQGIGYALLQRALADLQACGTEQVSLEAAQDNTAANALYAKAGFAMWGQRKDFYGQGKDAWIWGKKF, encoded by the coding sequence GTGAATATACGTTTAGCCGTCAGAACCGATGCTCCTGCTTTGGCTGTCTTGGAACAGCGACAACCGCGTGCAGCTGGTTGGGGAGAACATGGTTTTAGAACGGAATTAGAGCAACCGGCGGCGCGCATTTGGTGTGCAGAAGATGGGCAAATTATAGGATTTGTAGCCGTACGCCTGGCGGCCGGTCAATGTGAAATTTTGAACGTGGCGGTTGATCCGCAATACACGAAACAAGGCATAGGTTACGCCCTTTTGCAACGCGCATTGGCTGATTTGCAGGCGTGTGGAACGGAGCAAGTAAGTTTAGAGGCTGCCCAAGATAACACTGCGGCCAATGCCTTATACGCGAAAGCCGGATTTGCGATGTGGGGCCAACGAAAGGATTTTTACGGACAGGGGAAAGACGCTTGGATATGGGGAAAAAAATTTTAA
- a CDS encoding tetratricopeptide repeat protein translates to MGKKILITLLSFGLVTVGACLLAKELPVSKQGRQEAALYLEMLQGFLAENDQRQEGCSHYQKALSYSPDNKYIKRQLLVCAMEKNELEQAAQYADFINQEPNEADDFSVYAFYQWRRGEIASAQEYYQKALQLAPDDSRALYQYVVLVSSLDLDRAVALLQGAKSSLPDLSAALDYETGNLYRQHKNWQQALNYYQRALDQQPRYVEARLARAEIFEKLSRYFLMMHEFEELEKIGYHNAQMFSRMGSFYVLVKDEKRAKSYFLKAKEEDFSENIAGYFLAVFAEQEGDFLQAAKYLQETADYPKNAARWLQVSFYQQQVGEEQQALKTLEQAYQRFPQNVEIGYFYGLLLQDEKQYSRSAKVLKGVLVTNPDYENARLAYAFALDGCKKYKQMEEQVRLILAKNPQHPAANNLLGFSLADRNTRLEEAEQLVTKAVTAVPTDRSYIDSLAWVYYRQHKYPQALQLLNSLDEEFILENPDAAYHLGAVYAALGENEKAIFYLQQAAATQKPAAKLLRQLKKK, encoded by the coding sequence ATGGGGAAAAAAATTTTAATTACATTGCTGAGTTTTGGCCTGGTAACGGTAGGTGCTTGTTTGTTGGCTAAAGAGTTGCCCGTAAGCAAGCAAGGCCGGCAGGAAGCGGCTTTGTATTTGGAAATGTTGCAAGGATTTTTGGCCGAAAATGATCAGAGACAAGAAGGTTGCTCTCATTATCAAAAAGCACTTTCTTATTCGCCGGACAATAAATATATTAAGCGACAGCTTTTGGTGTGTGCCATGGAGAAAAACGAGCTGGAGCAAGCGGCCCAATATGCTGATTTTATAAATCAGGAACCTAACGAAGCAGATGATTTCTCTGTATATGCTTTTTATCAATGGCGTCGCGGAGAGATAGCCAGTGCGCAAGAATACTACCAAAAAGCTTTACAACTGGCTCCGGATGATTCCCGTGCTTTATATCAATATGTGGTGTTGGTCAGCTCATTAGATTTAGACCGTGCGGTGGCTTTATTACAAGGGGCGAAATCTTCTTTGCCGGATCTTTCTGCCGCTTTAGATTATGAGACGGGCAATTTGTATCGTCAACATAAAAATTGGCAACAGGCTTTGAATTATTACCAGCGGGCATTGGATCAACAACCACGCTACGTAGAAGCGCGTTTGGCGCGGGCAGAAATTTTTGAAAAACTTTCCCGATATTTTTTAATGATGCATGAATTTGAAGAGTTAGAAAAAATAGGCTATCATAATGCGCAAATGTTCTCTCGTATGGGATCTTTTTACGTACTGGTAAAAGATGAAAAACGTGCCAAAAGTTATTTTTTGAAGGCGAAAGAGGAAGATTTTTCAGAGAATATAGCGGGCTACTTTTTAGCGGTATTTGCCGAGCAAGAGGGAGATTTTTTGCAGGCGGCGAAATACTTACAAGAAACGGCCGATTATCCGAAAAATGCGGCGCGATGGCTACAAGTGAGCTTTTATCAGCAACAAGTCGGAGAGGAACAACAAGCCTTAAAAACATTAGAGCAAGCCTATCAGCGTTTTCCTCAAAATGTAGAAATAGGATATTTTTACGGACTACTCTTACAAGATGAAAAGCAATATAGTCGTTCGGCCAAGGTGCTCAAGGGTGTGTTAGTTACCAATCCCGATTATGAAAATGCCCGCTTAGCCTATGCCTTTGCTTTAGATGGATGTAAAAAGTACAAACAAATGGAAGAGCAAGTCCGTTTGATTTTAGCTAAAAATCCACAACACCCGGCAGCGAATAATTTGCTAGGGTTTAGTTTGGCAGACCGAAATACGCGCTTGGAAGAGGCCGAGCAGTTGGTTACGAAAGCCGTGACGGCTGTTCCTACGGATCGGTCTTATATAGATTCATTGGCGTGGGTATATTACCGACAGCATAAATATCCACAGGCTTTACAATTATTAAATAGTTTAGATGAAGAATTTATTTTGGAAAATCCGGACGCAGCTTATCACTTAGGCGCTGTCTATGCGGCCCTGGGGGAAAACGAAAAGGCGATATTTTATTTGCAACAGGCGGCCGCTACTCAAAAACCCGCCGCTAAATTATTGCGTCAGCTCAAGAAGAAATAA
- a CDS encoding PTS sugar transporter subunit IIA, protein MNHLTNISIVPLLADRIVLCAAGQTKEKVLSQLVKLICRAVPSLDASSLQKQLLQREQTMSTTLDTGLSIPHIRVDEVEQVTAALAILPEALPDTNGKQIKAMFLFLSPNRPAFFQQHLQLLAHLAETFTPELLTRLSCLVTTQEVLEELGKKQ, encoded by the coding sequence ATGAACCATTTAACCAATATATCAATAGTACCTTTATTGGCAGACCGCATTGTTTTGTGTGCTGCGGGACAAACCAAAGAGAAAGTATTATCTCAACTAGTAAAATTAATTTGTCGTGCGGTACCTAGTTTAGATGCTTCTTCCCTGCAAAAGCAACTTTTGCAACGCGAGCAAACGATGTCTACTACTTTAGATACAGGACTAAGCATTCCTCATATACGTGTTGACGAGGTGGAACAAGTGACGGCCGCTTTAGCCATTTTGCCCGAAGCATTGCCCGATACAAACGGCAAACAGATTAAAGCCATGTTTTTATTTTTATCTCCAAACCGGCCGGCCTTTTTTCAACAACATCTACAATTACTGGCTCATTTAGCCGAAACTTTTACGCCGGAGTTGTTAACTCGTTTGTCTTGTCTAGTCACTACGCAGGAAGTATTAGAAGAATTGGGAAAAAAGCAATAA
- the def gene encoding peptide deformylase — translation MKYKVVKYGDPILRQKLKPTDFSVLAPILPQLLADMEETCLAVHGVGLAANQIGLDYRLALILIPESERKNAPLKRVVIINPEFVEKQGEVVEEEGCLSLPGLWVEVPRATDVTITCLNEQGQRVKIRARGLLAKAIQHEMDHLEGHLFIDHADPALKPAIKKELKKLRPTWD, via the coding sequence ATGAAATATAAAGTGGTAAAATACGGCGACCCTATTTTGCGCCAGAAATTAAAACCAACCGATTTTTCCGTACTGGCTCCTATCTTGCCGCAATTGCTGGCGGATATGGAAGAGACCTGCTTGGCGGTGCACGGTGTGGGGTTGGCGGCCAATCAAATTGGGTTGGATTACCGCTTGGCTTTGATTTTAATTCCCGAATCTGAGAGAAAGAACGCTCCGTTAAAACGAGTGGTAATTATTAATCCGGAGTTTGTGGAAAAACAGGGCGAAGTGGTAGAGGAAGAAGGTTGTTTATCTTTACCCGGTCTGTGGGTGGAAGTTCCGCGTGCTACAGATGTAACGATTACGTGCCTCAATGAACAAGGCCAACGCGTGAAAATCCGCGCCCGCGGTTTACTAGCTAAAGCCATTCAGCATGAAATGGATCACTTAGAAGGACATTTGTTTATTGATCATGCAGATCCTGCATTAAAACCTGCTATTAAAAAAGAACTCAAAAAGTTACGTCCTACTTGGGATTAG
- a CDS encoding MerR family transcriptional regulator, translated as MSLEEIEQKDYFSIGDVKRITGVPEYSIRYWEAEFGLIKPIRLESGHRRYTKEDVYSILKIKDLIYKHKLTLEGAKKQLSKHGLKYGEKANTVDVKFLTEIKETLSQILKEC; from the coding sequence ATGAGTTTGGAAGAAATTGAACAGAAAGATTACTTTAGCATCGGTGACGTCAAACGCATCACCGGCGTGCCGGAGTATTCTATACGCTACTGGGAAGCGGAATTTGGCTTAATTAAACCGATTCGGCTTGAGAGCGGACATCGCCGTTATACCAAGGAAGATGTTTATTCCATTCTCAAAATTAAAGATTTGATCTATAAGCACAAACTTACCTTGGAAGGGGCCAAGAAGCAACTCTCCAAACATGGTTTGAAATACGGTGAAAAAGCCAACACCGTAGATGTGAAATTTCTGACAGAAATAAAAGAAACTCTTTCACAAATCCTCAAAGAATGCTAA
- a CDS encoding histidine triad nucleotide-binding protein produces MNCIFCAIVSGEVKSQLVYENDDVVAFKDLNPQAPTHLLIIPKKHISRLAEAQDGDAELLGKVLLAARDLAKKYNLPDFRLVTNNGKGAGQSVDHLHFHLMAGRRFLWPAG; encoded by the coding sequence ATGAACTGTATATTTTGCGCAATTGTAAGCGGGGAAGTAAAAAGTCAGCTCGTGTACGAGAATGACGACGTGGTCGCTTTTAAGGATTTAAATCCGCAAGCCCCCACGCATTTACTAATCATCCCCAAAAAACACATCAGCCGCTTGGCAGAAGCGCAAGACGGCGACGCGGAACTCTTGGGTAAAGTATTACTGGCCGCACGTGATTTGGCTAAGAAATACAATTTACCGGATTTCCGTCTGGTAACTAATAACGGCAAAGGCGCCGGACAAAGTGTGGACCATTTACACTTTCACTTAATGGCCGGCAGACGCTTTTTATGGCCCGCCGGATAA